From one Sus scrofa isolate TJ Tabasco breed Duroc chromosome 9, Sscrofa11.1, whole genome shotgun sequence genomic stretch:
- the CRYAB gene encoding alpha-crystallin B chain, giving the protein MDIAIHHPWIRRPFFPFHSPSRLFDQFFGEHLLESDLFPASTSLSPFYFRPPSFLRAPSWIDTGLSEMRLEKDRFSVNLDVKHFSPEELKVKVLGDVIEVHGKHEERQDEHGFISREFHRKYRIPADVDPLTITSSLSSDGVLTVNGPRRQASGPERTIPITREEKPAVTAAPKK; this is encoded by the exons ATGGACATTGCCATCCACCACCCCTGGATCCGCcgccccttctttcctttccactcTCCCAGCCGCCTCTTTGACCAGTTCTTTGGAGAACACCTGTTGGAGTCTGATCTCTTCCCAGCTTCTACTTCCCTGAGCCCCTTCTACTTTCGGCCGCCCTCGTTCCTGCGGGCACCCAGCTGGATTGACACTGGGCTCTCAGAG ATGCGTCTGGAGAAGGACAGATTCTCTGTCAACCTGGATGTGAAGCACTTCTCCCCCGAGGAACTCAAGGTCAAGGTGTTGGGAGATGTGATTGAGGTGCACGGCAAACATGAAGAGCGCCAG GATGAACATGGTTTCATCTCCCGGGAGTTCCACAGGAAATACCGGATCCCAGCTGATGTGGACCCTCTCACCATTACTTCATCCCTGTCATCTGATGGGGTCCTCACTGTGAATGGACCAAGGAGACAGGCCTCTGGCCCCGAGCGCACCATTCCCATCACCCGTGAAGAGAAGCCTGCTGTCACTGCAGCCCCCAAGAAGTAG
- the HSPB2 gene encoding heat shock protein beta-2 has protein sequence MSGRSVPHAHPATTEYEFANPSRLGEQRFGEGLLPEEILTPTLYHGYYVRPRAAQAAEGSRAGASELRLSEGKFQAFLDVSHFTPDEVTVRTVDNLLEVSARHPQRLDRHGFVSREFCRTYVLPADVDPWRVRAALSHDGILNLEAPRGGRHLDTEVNEVYISLLPAPPDPEEEEEAAGVEP, from the exons ATGTCGGGCCGCTCGGTGCCACATGCCCACCCGGCCACCACTGAGTACGAGTTTGCCAACCCGAGCCGCCTGGGTGAGCAGCGCTTCGGGGAAG gcctcctgccAGAAGAGATCCTGACCCCCACCCTCTACCACGGCTACTACGTCCGGCCACGGGCAGCCCAAGCGGCGGAGGGCAGCAGGGCGGGGGCCTCGGAGCTTCGGCTTAGTGAGGGCAAGTTCCAGGCCTTTCTGGATGTGAGCCACTTCACCCCAGATGAGGTGACCGTGAGGACTGTGGACAACCTGCTGGAGGTGTCTGCCCGGCACCCCCAGCGCCTGGACCGCCACGGCTTCGTGTCCCGAGAATTCTGCCGCACCTACGTCCTGCCTGCGGATGTGGACCCCTGGCGCGTCCGCGCCGCGCTCTCCCATGACGGCATCCTCAACCTGGAGGCGCCTCGGGGTGGCCGACATTTGGACACAGAGGTCAATGAGGTCTACAtctccctgctccctgcaccTCCTGatccagaggaagaggaggaggcagccgGCGTTGAGCCCTGA
- the C9H11orf52 gene encoding uncharacterized protein C11orf52 homolog, giving the protein MGNRLCCGGSWSCPSTFQRKKKMGSQARWTLKQQQQQEQQQQQQQQQQQQLRQNGLKGHDIRRRTHEQVLKQPAPQRRSQGLRLEESSLHYADIQVCSRTQPRSAQEMKHLQLENATEYAILHFPQAKPRYDSKNGTLV; this is encoded by the exons ATGGGAAACCGGCTCTGCTGCGGGGGAAGCTG GAGCTGCCCATCAACtttccagaggaaaaagaaaatgg GGAGCCAAGCAAGATGGACattgaagcagcagcagcagcaggagcagcagcagcagcagcagcagcagcagcagcagcagctgagaCAGAATGGCTTAAAG GGCCACGACATAAGGAGACGTACACATGAGCAGGTGTTAAAGCAGCCTGCGCCTCAGCGGAGGAGTCAAGGCCTCAGGTTGGAGGAAAGCAGCTTACATTACGCAGACATTCAAGTATGCAGCAGAACCCAGCCACGCTCGGCCCAGGAGATGAAGCACCTGCAGTTGGAAAATGCTACAGAGTATGCGATCCTTCACTTCCCACAGGCCAAACCCCGCTATGACAGCAAGAATGGGACCCTAGTGTGA